GGCGACGGTGTTCATGCCGGTCGGCGCGCCGCTGCCCAAGATCGCCGCGACGCGGGGCTACGGGGCCGAGGTCGTGTTCCCGGGGCCGACCGTCGACGAGTGCCTCGTCGCCGCGCAGGAGTACGCCGACGAGAGCGGCGCGGTCCTCATCCATCCCTTCGACCACCCTGACGTCGTCAGCGGGCAGGGCACGATCGGGCTGGAGATCATGGAGGCGTGCCCCGACGTCCGGACGATCGTGTCGCCGGTCGGCGGCGGCGGGCTGCTCGCCGGCATCGCGGCGGCCGCCAAGGGGATCGCGGAGGAGACGGGCGGGCCGAAGATCAAGGCGCTCGGCGCGCAGGCCAAGCGCGCGGCGGCGTTCCCGCCCTCGCTCGCCGCGGGCCGGCCCCTGGCCGTCGAGGTCGAGCCGACGATGGCGGACGGCATCGCGGTCGGCCGCCCCGGCAGGCTGACCCACGCCATGTTCGGCGAGCTGGTGGACGCGGTCGTCACCGTGACCGAGGAGTCCATCTCCCAGGCCCTGCTGCTGTGCCTCGAACGCGCCAAGCAGGTCGTCGAGCCCGCGGGGGCGGCCGGGGTCGCGGCGCTGCTGGAGCACGGGTACGCGGTCGAGCCGCCCGTGGTGGTGGTGCTGTCGGGCGGCAACATCGACCCGCTGCTGCTGTCGAAGGTGCTGCGGCACGGCCTGGCGGGCGCGGGACGCTACCTGGTGGTCCGCTGCCGGCTGAAGGACCGTCCCGGCGCGCTGGTGACGCTGCTCAGCGAACTCGCGGAGCTGGGCGTCAACGTCCTGGACGTGATGCACGAGAGGGTCGCGGCCCGGCTGCACGTGGAGGAGGCCGAGGTCCTCATGCACCTGGAGACGCGGGGCTCCGACCATTCGGAGGACGTACTGGGCCGCCTCCGCGAGCGGGGCTACACCCTCACGCTCAGCTAGGGCGGCCTTGACGCGCCGCCCTCGCCCGGTCGCCGGACGAGGGCGGGCACGGTCACGCCGGCGTCACAGGGACGGCTTGCCCTCGGAGTAGAGCCACGCGTCGGCCCACTTGTCCAGCTTCTTGTGCGAGAGCCGCTCGGCGAAGCGGACGAAGTCCGCCGTCGAGGCGTTGCCGTAGCGGTACGCGGCCGGCCACTCCTTCAGCAGCCGGAAGAACGCCTTCTCGCCGATGGTCTTGCGCAGGACGTGGACGGCCATTCCGCCGCGGTCGTAGACGAGACCGTCGAAGATGTGGTCGCGTCCCGGGTCGGCCACCACGTTCCGCCACAGTTCGTCGTCCGCCGGGGTCGAGTAGACCGCGTCGAAGCTCTCCTGGACCGGCGTCCCCTCGAACTTCTCCGCGTACAGCCACTCGGAGTACGTCGCGAAGCCCTCGTTCAGCCAGATGTCGGACCACCGCTTCGGCGTCACCGAGTCACCGAACCACTGGTGGCCAAGCTCGTGCGCGAGCAGAGCGCCGCTCGGGACGGCGCCCGGTCGGCGGCCCAGGTCGTACACCGGGCGGCCCTGCGTCTCCAGCGCGTACCCAAAGCCGCCCTTGACGACGATCCCGCCCGTCGAGGTGAACGGGTAGCGGCCGTACAGCGACGCCTGGAAGTCCTGGATCTCGGCGGTCTGCCGGTGGAACTTCCGCGCGTCGTCGGGCTTGATGTTCATGGCCCGGTCGGTGGCGGTCAGGTTCGGCACCCGGTCGCCGGTCCGCCCGGTGATGACGTCGTACTTCCCGATCGCCAGCATGGACAGCTCGCTCGCCATCGGATGCCGCATCACCCAGCGCGTCGTCGTCTGCCCGTTCTTCGTCCACGTGCCGCGCAGGTCGCCGTTGGACAGCGTGGTGAGGTCCTTGGGCGCCGTGAGCGTGAACGTGTACGTCGCCTTGTCGGTCGGGTGGTCGTTGACCGGGTAGACCGTCGCGGCGCCGAACGGCTGGTTGACCATCACCGCGCCGTCGTCCGTCGGGATCCAGCCGGACGTGCCCAGCGTCGCGTCGTTGATGGGCCGCGGGACGCCCGAGTAGGCGACCGTCACCGTGAAGTGCCGGTTCTTCCGCAGTCCCTTGCGCGGGGTGATGACGAGTTCCTGCGCCCCGGTCCGCTTGAAGGACGCCTTGGTCCCGTCCACCTTCAGCGACGAGATGGTGAACGGGCCGAGGAAGTCCAGGTTGAACCGCGACAGGTTCTGCGTGGCCCGCGCCTTGATCTTGGTGACGGCCCGGACGCCCCTGGTTCCGGGGTCGTACTTCAGGTCGATGTCGTAGTGGGCGACGTCGTAGCCGCCGTTGCCCATGTCGGGGAAGTAGGGGTCGCCCGCTCCCGGCGCGCCCGGCGTGAACCGCGCGGCGGCGCTCGCGGGCGCCGCCGGCACCGCGAGAGCCGCGGCGACGCCCAGCGTCACGGCGGCGAGGGCTCTGGGGGTTGTGCTCATCGGCCTCGTCCTCGGTGCTCCTCGGTGACGGCCGCCGCTCCGTCACGACGGCCATGATCGAGACTTTCTCGTGATCGGGGCCGGATCAAGCGCGATCAGGTCTCGAATGCGTGAGCATGGGAGGCCCTTTGTGGCCGCATGCGGCCCCGGTTACCCGGAGCGCGGACCGGGGGAACGGCGCGGGCTACTTGGCCGGGCGGCCCTTCTTGTACAGCCAGTCGTCGAAGAAGTCGTCGAGCTTCTTCCCCGAGACCTTGTTCGCCGTCGCGACGAACTGGGCCGTGGTCGCGTTGGAGTGCCGCCGCTCCTTCGCCCACGTCCTGAGGATCTCGTAGAAGACGTCCTCGCCGACCCGTTCGCGCAGCGCCACCAGCGTCATCCCGCCGCGGTCGTACACCGAGCGCCCGAACATCCGCCGGCGGCCGGGGTCGCCGGGCGGGTTGTCCCACAGCTCCTTCGCCATGGGGCTCTCGTAGCGCTCGTCGAACTGCCGCTGGACGGACGGGCCGCCGCTCTTCTCCTCCCACAGCCACTCGGCGTAGGTCGCGAAGCCCTCGTTCAGCCAGATGTCCTTCCAGCCGGTGACGCTGACGCTGTTGCCGAACCACTGGTGCGCCAGCTCGTGCGCCACGATGCCCGGCCGCGCCCCGAACGACCCGTACACCGGGCGTGTCTGGGTCTCCAACGCGAAGCCGACCTCGGCGTTGTCGACCAGGCCGCCGGTGGACGTGAACGGGTAGGGCCCGAACAGCTTCGAGAACTCCTCGGTGATCTCGATGTTCAGGTCGTGGAACTCGTCCAGGTCGACCGTGGGAAGGGTCGGGTCCACCGCGGTGATGACCTGCACGCCGCTCTCGGTCCGCCCCGTCCGCACGTCGAACCGCCCGACCGTGACCGTGGCCAGGTACGTCGCCATCGGCTCCCGGACGCGCCACTTGCTCGTCGTCTGGGCGCGGCGATGCCCGATCGGCTCGATGCCCGGGCCGCTCGGGGGCCCGTCCGGGCCGGTGCCGGGAGGTCCGCCGGGCGTGCCGGGCGTCTGGCCGCCCGTCCCGGTGAGCGGCGTCTCGGGCTCGCCGTTGGCGATCGCCGTCAGCCCCTGCGGGACCGTGATCTCGAAGTCGAACGTGGCCTTGTCGCTCGGGTGGTCGTTGCTCGGGAACCAGGACTTCGCGCCGCTCGGCTGGCACGCCACGAACACCCCGTCGGACGTGCGGATCCAGCCGTAGGTGCCGAGCACCGGGTCCGACACCGGCTTCGGCGATCCCGAGTACTCGATGACCGCGGTGAACTCGGCGCCCTTCTTCAGCGGTTTCGCCGGGGTGACCTCCAGCTCGCGACCGGCGCGCTGCCGCCGCGCGGGCGCGCCGTCCACCTTGATGGACCGCACGTCGAGGCCCTCGAGGTCGAGGTTGAACCGGGCCAGCCGCTCGGTCGCCTTCGCCTTGATCGTGGCCGTGCCCCGCAGTTGTTCGGCGGCGTCCGGGTCGATGTCGAGCTTCAGCCCGTAGTGCTGGACGTCGTAGCCGCCGTTGCCGTCGCCGGGCACGTAGTCGTCGCCCGCGGTCGCCTGCCCCGCCGGTCCCGTCGCGGCCGAGCCGGGGGACGGGCCGGAAGTGCCGTCGTCATCGCCGAACGGGGACACCTGGCAGGCCGCGGTCAGCGACCCCGCGACGGCGAGCGCGGCCAGTCCCGCGGCGCCACGGAACGCGGTCCGGGAGCCGTGGCGGCAGGGGATGGGGGATCTTCCGGCCTTGTGCACCCGCCAAGAGTGCCCGGACGGGTGCGCGCGAGGCAACTCGGGCCGGGACGCCGGATCAGCGGCGGGCGTAGGGGTCAGGGACGTTCGGACCGGCCTTGGCGACGACGGTCCGCGCGACCTTGCAGTGGAGGGCCTGCTTGCGCGGGTCCCAGAGGATCCACGCGACGTTGATGAGGCCGATGCACCCGCAGATGCCGCCCAGCACGCTGTAGAACGCGGAGCGTCCCGCGGCCTGGCCGGTCGTGATCGCCTGCCCGTCGGCCTCGCGGACCACCCTGATCCCCAGGAGCTTCTTGCCGAGCGTCTGCCCCCATCTGGCGTGCATCAGCCAGTAGTAGAAGAAGCCCAGCACGACGCCGATCGCGTTGCTCGACAGCTGGTCGGAGGTGTACATCGACTGGTTGTTCTCCGGGTTGAAGACGCGGTTCCAGTCGACGAACGGCAGCGAGATCAGGCTGGTGACGATGCCGACGAGGACGATGTCGACGATGGCGGCGCCCAGCCGCGCCCAGCGGCTCGCCAGCCCCTGGGCCGGGTCGAAATAGCCTCCCGCGCCGCCGTACCCCTGCCCGCCGGGGTACTTCGGCAGCCCACCCGGCCCTTGCTCCTGCCCGTACGGCTGCTGCCCGTAGGGCTCCTGGCCGTACGGTTGCTGCCCGTACGGTTGCTGCCCGTAGGGCTGCTGTTGGCCGTGGGGCTGCCCGTAAGGGTCCTGCCCGTACGGTCCCTGGCCATAGGGCTGTTGCTGCCCGGGGGGCTGCTGACCGTAGTGCTGCCCGCCGTGGGGCTGCTGACCGCCCGGCTGCTGCCGCCCGCCGTACTGCCCCGGTTGTTCGGGCCCCTGCGGGTGACCGTGCGGCCGCTCTTCCGGTTCGTCCCCGGACGCGGGGTCGTTCGGCGGTTGCGTCATGCGGAAAGGTTGGCCGCGCCGCCGCCGTCCAAACATCGCCGCGTCCGGGGACGTTGCGAACTTTGCGCCACGATGATCGAAACTTGCCCGCGGCGCGGGCGCTCACGACCGGGCGTACGGGTTCGGCGCCCACGGCGGCGCCTTGACCACCAGCGTTCCCGCCACCTTGTCGTGCACGGCCTGCTTCTGCGCGTCCCAGAGGATCCAGGCGTTGTCGAGCATCCCGAGCGCGCCGATGAGCGCGCCGCCGGGCACGAGGTTGAGCAGGGCCGTCGCGACGGAGACGGCGTAGACGAACGCCTGCCTGCCGATCGCCTGCCGCCAGGTCAGCGCGGAATGGCCGGCGACGCTCACCACCCGGATGCCCAGGGCCTTCTTGCCGATCGTCTGCCCCCACTTGGCGTGCGCGACGGTGAAGTACGCGAAGCCCAGCAGGAACACGACCACGTACGCGCCGATCAGCCGGGGGATGTGGTAGAGCTCTGTCAGTTCGGTGACCGGTTCGCCGGACGACATGGACTCCTCCATCGCGTCCCACCGGATGGAGAACAGGACGGCCGGGATGCTCACGACGCCGAGGATGAGGGAGTCGAGGAGCGCCGCTCCCAGCCGCGCCCAGCGCCCGGCCAGATGGTCCTGCGGGCCGCCGGGCCCCGGAAGCGGCTGCCCCGGAGGGCCGTAACCGGGCTGTGGCCCGGCGGCGCCGGCCCCGGGGGCGGGGACGGGCGGCGGCGCCTGGCCGGGTCCTGCGCCGTAGGTGCCCTGGTACGGCGGAGGGCGCTCGGGGGTGCGGTCGGGACCGTCCGGCGCCGGGGACTCCGGATCGGGGGCCTGCCCCTCTTCGTCCCGGAACTGGGGGTTCTGCGGCGGTTCGCTCATGCGCCTCAGTGTGCCGGTAAACGCGGGCGCGCGGTCACCCGGCGGCGATCCGGGGCCGGACCGTGGGGGGAGCCGTCCGGCCCCGGACCGCACCTGCCCCGGACCTGCCGGGGCCCCCGGGCGGCCTCAGAGGTTCCCGCGGCGCGCCTGCTCGCGCTCGATCGCCTCGAACAGCGCCTTGAAGTTGCCCTTGCCGAAGCCGAGCGAGCCGTGCCGCTCGATCATCTCGAAGAACACCGTCGGCCGGTCCTGGACGGGCTTGGTGAAGATCTGCAGCAGGTAGCCGTCCTCGTCGCGGTCGACGAGGATGCGGCGCTTCTGCAGCTCCTCGATCGGCACCCGCACCTCGCCGATGCGCTTCCGCAGGTCCGGGTCCTCGTAGTACGAGTCGGGGGTGTCGAGGAACTCCACGCCCGCCGCCCTCATACGGTCCACGGTGGCGAGGATGTCGTTGGTGTTGAGCGCGATGTGCTGGACGCCAGGCCCGCCGTAGAACTCCAGGTACTCCTCGATCTGCGACTTGCGCCTGCTCTCCGCCGGCTCGTTCAGCGGGAACTTCACCTTGCGCGTCCCGTCCGCGACGACCTTGGACATCAGCGCCGAGTACTCGGTCGCGATGTCGTCGCCGATGAACTCGGCCATGTCGGTGAAGCCCATGACCCGGTGGTAGAAGTCGGCCCACTCGTTCATGCGCTCGACGTTGCCGACGCAGTGGTCGATCCCTTGGAAGTAGCGCTTCTCCGGCGGCTCCACGATCGGGTCGGCGGGCGCGAACCCCGGAAGGTAGGGGCCGGTGTAGTTCGAGCGGTCGACGAACGAGTGGCGGGTCTCGCCGTAGGTGGCGATCGCCGCGATCGTCACCTTGCCGTGCTCGTCCTCCAGGACGTGCGGCTCCTCAAGGCCCTTCGCCCCGTTCTCGACGGCATGCCGGTACGCGGCCTCCACGTCGGGGACCTCGATCGCGAGGTCCACCACGCCGTCGCCGTGCTCGGCGACGTGCCGGCCGAGGTCGGTGCCCGCCCGCACCGGGCCGCGGAGGACGAACCGGGCACTGCCCGACTCCAGCACGTGCACCGCCTCGTCCGGGCTGCCGTTCTCCGGGCCGCGGTAGGCGACCCTGCGCATGCCGAACGCGGTGGAGTAGTAGTGCGCCGCCTGCCGGGCGTTGCCGACGGCGAAGACGACGGCGTCCATCCCCTTGACCGGAAACTCATCCATGCCACCCAATTTCGACGTGCGCCTACAAGCTGTGCAAGAGTGGCTTCATCTGCTGGGCAATCTGTACAGTAAACCGCGAAATTCGTCCGTCGCTCTGTACATCGTGACCATGAACCGCGGAGGGTGGCGTGCCGATCGACGAACTGGACGGCCGGCTGATCGAGCTGTTCACCGCCGAACCCCGCGTCGGCGTCCTGGAGGCGTCCCGGCGGCTCGGGGTCGCGCGCGGCACCGTCCAGGCGCGGCTCGACCGCCTCGCCCGCGACGGGGTCATCTCGCGCTTCGGACCCGAGATCGACCCCGCCGCCCTCGGCTACGGGGTGACCGCGTTCGTGACGCTGCAGCTGCGGCAGAGCCGGGGCCGGGGGGAGAGCGGTCACGATCCCGTCGGCCGGAGGCTCGCCCAGGTGCCCGAAGTGCTCGAAGCCCACACCATCACCGGCCCCGGCGACATGCTGTGCCGCGTCGTCGCGCGCAGCAACACCGACCTGCAGCGCGTCATCGACGTCATCGTGGACGTGGAGGGCGTCGAACGGGCGTCCTCGGTGATCTCACTGGCGACCCAGGTGCCCTACCGCACGCTGCCCCTGGTCCGCGCCACGGCGGAACAGGCGAAAACCGCGCGGGGCGAAAGAACCACGAGAACCGGAAGAACCACACCGGACAAACAGAACGCCCCGCACCAAAAACGACCCGCGACCTAAGTCCCATCCGCTAAACCGGCCGATAATGCGCAAAACCGGCAAAACCAACCCGGTCGACCGCGTGAGGCACGGGGCCGGGGTGTGCGCGGTGTCCGGGAGGGTTCGAACTGCGGGGGCGTGGATGCGACGAAGCCCGGGGGGTCGTCCCCCGGGCCGGTGGAGCGGGGTACCCGGCAGCACCCCGCTCCGTGGAAAGACCTGGTCGTTCTCCGTACGGGCGTCAGTCGGCTCCGTACGGGGTGGCGTCGAGGATCTCGACGGTCATGCTGCGGCCGTTCGGCAGCGCGTAGGTGGCCTTGTCGCCGACCTTCTTGCCGTTGATGGCCGCTCCGAGAGGCGAGTTCGGCGAGTACACGTCGATGGGGGCGCCGACCTCCTCCCGTGACGCGAGGAGGAACGTGACCTCTTCGTCGTCCCCTTCGAAGGAGACCGTGACGGTCATGCCGGGGCCGACGACGCCCTCGGTGCGCGGCGCCTCGCCGACGCGCGCGTTCTCCAGGATGCTCTGGAGCTGGAGGATGCGGCCCTCGATCTTGCCCTGTTCCTCTTTGGCCGCGTGGTAGCCGCCGTTCTCGCGCAGGTCCCCTTCCTCCCGCGCCGCTTCGATCTTCTGTGCGATCTCGATGCGGCCCGGGCCCGACAGGTGCTCCAGCTCAGCCTTGAGCCGGTCGTACGCCTCCTGGGTGAGCCAGGTGACGTTGTCAGCGCGGGTCTCGGTCACGGGTACTCCTCATCCACATGTTGCGATCTCGTCCGTCCGCGCGGACGGGCGTCACATCGACATGAAGTGCGGCCGGGTGAAACCTCTAGCCTATCCGGTGTGTGCGGGTAAAGGTTCCCTGATCTCGGCGTCTGCAATCCGCCAATCGTCATTCGCGCTTCACCCGGTGCGGCCGCGCCATGCGGGGTCCGGCGAATCGGTCCGGAGCCGGCCGCCTCAGACCGCGCGGCAGCCGTGAATTCTGGCCCCGGTCGCCCTTCGCGGGGTGGTGAGCGTCTCGGTGTCCCGCACCTTGGACGTTCCCACGGGCAGGACGACCTCCTTCTCCGCGAGGATCTCGAAATCCGGGTCGAAGGCGTCGACGGTACAGCGCACTTCGTCGTCCTCCCCCTTGGCGACCAGGTAGGTGATCTTCACCGACGTGTCGGCGATGTCGAAGGCGACGGTCTCCGCCATGATGCCGGGAGTCCGCCCGGCGTTCATGTAGATCACGCCGAAGCCGACGGAGGCCAGGGCCACGAGCACGCCGATGACCACCAGTCCCAGGGGGCGCCTCCGGTCCTCGGAGGGACCGGCGGGCTTCGACACGCTCGTCGTCATGGCGGGGAATCTCCGTGCGGTGTGCGGACGTTGTCAGGGACAATTCTCGTCTGTCATGGCGCGTGCCTCGAACCGGGGCCGCTCTTAGGTCCGTTAAGGAGAACACAGGTGTCCGAGGTCATCGGCGATCCCACGTTCGAGAGACCCCGTGGCGGCGACGAGCCGCTGCGCCTGATGGCGGTGCACGCCCACCCCGACGACGAGTCCAGCAAGGGCGCGGCGACGATGGCCAAGTACGCGGCCGAGGGCGTCGAGGTCCTCGTCGTGACCTGCACCGGCGGCGAGCGCGGCGACATCCTGAACCCGGCGATGGACCGTCCCGAGATCAAGGCCGACATCGGCAAGGTCCGGCAGGAGGAGATGGCCCGCGCCCGCGAGATCCTCGGCGTCCGGCAGAGCTGGCTCGGTTTCGTCGACTCCGGCTTCCCCGAGGGCGACCCCCCGCCGCCGCTCCCCGAGGGCTGCTTCGCGCTCCAGCCGCTGGAGACCGCCTCCGAGCCGCTGGTGCGCGCCGTCCGCGAATTCCGCCCCCACGTGATGCTCACCTACGACGAGAAGGGCGGGTACCCCCACCCCGACCACGTGAAGTGCCACGAGGTCTCGATGGAGGCGTTCGAGGCCGCGGGCGACCCGGAGCGGTACCCCGGCACGGGCGACCCCTGGCAGCCGCTCAAGCTCTACTACCACCTGACCTTCAACAAGGACCGCATCCTCGCCCTGCACAACGCGATGGAGAAGGCGGGCCGTGAGTCGCCCTACGGCGACTGGATCAAGCGCTTCGACGAGGAGAGCGAGCGGAGGGCGAAGTGGGAGGTGACCACCCGCGTCCCCTGCGCCGACTACTTCGAGACCAGGGACCGGGCCCTGCTCGCCCACGCCACCCAGATCGACCCCAACGGCTTCTGGTTCGTCGTCCCGCTGGACATCCAGCGTGAGGCGTGGCCCACCGAGGACTACCATTTGGCCAGGTCCCTCGTCGACACCGAGCTGCCGGAGGACGACCTGTTCGCCGGCGTCCGGGAGAAGGTGTGTCTGTAGTGCTGTCTCTCGTCGTGGCGCAGGGCGACGACAACTTCCCCCTGAACGACGACACCGTCTCCCCGGGCTTCCTCGGGCTCGGCGTCGTGCTCCTGCTCGGGCTGGTGATGGTCCTCCTCATCCGCTCGATGAACAAGCAGGTGAGGAAGATCCAGGCGCCGCGCGAGGCGGAGCTGATCCAGCAGGAGTGGGAGCGGGCGGAGGCCGCGAGGGCGGCGAAGGCCGCCGGTGCCGGACGGGACGCCGCCGAGCCCGCCGGTTCCGGGCCCGCCGGTTCCGGGTCCGGGGACTCCAAGGCGGGCGATTCGCGGGCGGGCGACCCCGACCGGGCGGACGACGCCTGACCCGTCCGCCTCGGTTGGACTCCGCCGCGCCCGGGGAGGACCCTTCCCGTGCGCGCGAACATCGAGGACTCCTACGCCGAGCTCGCCCCGGCGGCGGCCCGGCTGCTGCGGCTGCTCAGCCTGTATCCGGGCGACGAGATCGGTCCCGGCGTCGCCGCCGCGCTCGCCGACGTCCCCGAGTCGCGGGCCCGCCGGCTGCTGGACGCGCTGGCCGCCCGCGGCCTGGTCGCCGAGAGCGGCGGCCGCTTCCGGCTTCCCGACTCCGTCCGCGCCCATGCGCGCGAACGGGCCCGGCACGAGGACAGCGAGGCCGACCGGAACGCGGCGCTGCGCCGGGCGCTCGACCACCACCTGTCCGCCACCGCCGCCGGAGAGGCGGGAATCGAGGCGGAGGGCCTCGCGCTGCTGGAGCGGGAACGCTGGGCGGAGGTCGCCGACGTCCTGGAGGAGGACCTGCGCGACGCCGAGCGCGCCGGCGACCACCACGCGGAGCTGCGCGCCCGCCTCGACCTCGGCCGCGCGCTGACCCGCGCGGGCGACACCGCCCGCGCGATGGAACTGCTCGGGCCGCTGCCGGACGAGTTCGCGGCCCTGCCCGTCCCCGACCAGACCGCCCGCGCCGAAGCCCTGGCGGGCCTGGGGGAGGCGTACCTGCAGGCGCGGCGGCCGGTCGCGGCGACGAACTTCTTCGGGCAGGCGCTGGAGATCCTGCGCGGGGAGAGCGACGTCGACCGGCAGGGCGACATGTTCGTCGGCATCGCCGACGCCGCCCGCCACCGCGGCGACCGCGCCGCCGAGAACGCCGCGCTGGACCGCGCCGCGGAGCTCTACGAGTCCGTCCACAGCCCGAAGGCCGCCCGGCTCGCCGAACGCCGCGCCGCCCGCTGACGTCAGACCTTGCCGTGGTCCCAGCTGACCACCCGGTCGGGCTCCATCACGATGAGGACGCGCTTCTCGAGCGCCTTCTCGATGCCCTCGGCGACGACGGGGTCGACCGGCTCGCCGATCTCGGGCACCGGCAGGCCCGCCATGCGGGACCCCACGACCATGCCCACCTTGCTCCTGGGCTCGGGGTCCTCGATGATGAGGCCGCGGCCGTAGAGGGCGACGCCGCGCAGCTCGTTGTACTCCACGCCGTCCTCGACGAGGCACGTCATCGTGGGATTGCGGCGCAGGTTCTGCACCTTCTGCGACTTCTTGTACGTGGTGAAGGCGATCTTGCCGTCGAGCAGCGCGTAGAACATCGTCACCAGGTGCGGCTCGCCCTCCTTGCCGACCGTGGCGACCTGGACCTTGAAGTTGCCGGCGAGGAACGACGCCACCTCGTCGGGCGTCATCTTGATCTGCTCGCGCTTGCTGCCTCCGGCCAAGGGGGGCCTCCCTAACGCTTGCTCGCTGCGACGCGCACAGGATAACCAGGCGCTTTCGGCCCGGTTCACCCGGCACCATGGTGGCGTGTCAGTCCGCGATCTGATCGTCCTCGGCTCCGCCAGCGCGGTGCCGACCAAGGCCCGCAACCACAACGGCTACCTGCTGCGCTGGGACGGCCACGGCGTCCTGTTCGACCCGGGGGAGGGGACGCAGCGGCAGATGTCCCGCGCCGGGGTGTCCGCGCACGACGTGACGTGGATCTGCGTGACCCACTTCCACGGCGACCACTGCCTCGGCGTGCCCGGCGTCGTCCAGCGCATCGCCCGCGACGGCGTCGAGCACCCGGTGGACGCGGCGTTCCCCGCGAGCGGCCGGACCTACTGGGAGCGGCTGCGGCACGCGACCGTCTTCCGCGACACCGACGTCGTCCGCGAGCGGCCCGTCTCGGGCGAGCGGATGCGGCTCGACACCGGAGACGCGCCGTTCACCCTGGAGGCGCGCCGGCTCTCCCATCCCGTCGAGGCGTACGGGTACCGGCTGGAGGAGCCCGACGGCCGCACGATGCTGCCCGAGGAGCTCGCCGCGCGCGGCGTGCGCGGCCCGCTCATCCGCCGGCTCCAGGAGGAGGGCCGGATCACGGCTCCGGACGGACGCACGGTCACCCTGGAGGAGTGCAGCGTGCCCCGTCCCGGCCAGAAGGTCGCGTTCGTCATGGACACCCGCCTCTGCGACGGGGCGAGGGAGCTGGCCGACGGGGTCGACATGCTCGTCATCGAGTCCACGTTCCTCCAGGAGGACGCCGACCTCGCGGCCGAGTACGGCCACCTCACCGCCGCCCAGGCCGCGTCGGTCGCGGCGGAGGCCGGTGTCCAGCGCCTGGTCCTGACGCACTTCTCCGAGCGCTACCCCGCCGAGGACGAGCACCGGTTCCTGGACGAGGCGTCCGCCGTGTTCGGCGGAGAGATCACCCTCGTCCACGATCTCGATCGGATCTCCATGCCGCCGCGTCGCCTAAACGTTCCTGAACGTGGGCAGGAGTCCCACCATGGCTGACGAAGTCGACATCGTGGTGATCGGTCTGGGTCCAGGGGGAGAGGATGTCGCCGGGCGGCTGGCGGAGGCGGGCCTGTCCGTCGCCGCCGCGGAGTCCCGCCTGGTCGGCGGGGAGTGCCCGTACTACGCGTGCATCCCCACCAAGATGATGGTGCGCGCCGCCGGGCTTCTCGCCGAGGGCGGCCGGATCCCGGGGATGGCGGGCGAGGCGTCCGTCCGCGCGGACTGGGCGCCGGTCGCGGCCCGCATCCGCGACGAGGCGACCGACGCGTGGGACGACAAGGTCGCCGCCGACCGCCTCACCGGCAAGGGCGTCGAGCTCGTCCGCGGCGACGGCCGCATCACCGCGCCGGGCGAGGTCACGGTGAACGGCCGCGTGTTCCGCGCCCGCCGCGGCATCGTCCTCAACACCGGCACGTCGCCCGCGGCGCCGCCCGTCGACGGGCTCGCGGGCGTCCCCTACTGGACGAACCGGGAGGCCGTGCAGGCCACGCGCGCGCCGGAGTCGCTGCTCGTCCTCGGCGGAGGCGTCGTCGGCGCGGAGATGGCCCAGGTCTTCTCCCGCTTCGACTGCCGCGTCACCGTGGTGGAGGCGGCCGACCGGCTCCTCCTGAACGAGGAGCCGGAGTCCGGCGAACTCCTCCGCGAGGTCTTCGAACGCGAGGGCATCGGCGTCCGCACCGGCGTGAACGTCACCGCGGTCTCCCATGAGAACGACGAGTTCACCATGCACCTGGGCGACGAGAGCCTCACGGCCGAGCGTCTC
The sequence above is drawn from the Actinomadura hallensis genome and encodes:
- a CDS encoding dihydrolipoyl dehydrogenase family protein; this translates as MADEVDIVVIGLGPGGEDVAGRLAEAGLSVAAAESRLVGGECPYYACIPTKMMVRAAGLLAEGGRIPGMAGEASVRADWAPVAARIRDEATDAWDDKVAADRLTGKGVELVRGDGRITAPGEVTVNGRVFRARRGIVLNTGTSPAAPPVDGLAGVPYWTNREAVQATRAPESLLVLGGGVVGAEMAQVFSRFDCRVTVVEAADRLLLNEEPESGELLREVFEREGIGVRTGVNVTAVSHENDEFTMHLGDESLTAERLLVATGRRPNIKGLGLEHVGLDENARSVPVDDRMRAADGVWAVGDITGKGQFTHVSLYQSAIAARDILGEEGPPADYRAVPRVTFTDPEIASVGLTEAQARDQNLPVRTSLTKLPESSRGWIHKAGNDGFIKLIEHAERGVLVGATAVGPAGGEILGALAVAVHAETPTAALRTMMYAYPTFHRALEPALAGLAP